Genomic window (Puniceicoccales bacterium):
CGTAATAAATCACGCCGATGCATATGGCGCTGTCTGCTACGTTAAACGTTGGCCATCTATATACTTGCAGATTTACGTCTATGAAATCTGTGACGCATCCAAACACCAGTCTATCGATGATATTGCCGATGATGCCTCCACATATGGCACCAAAGACGTATTGATTGGTAAAAAGTTCCAGCCTTTTTCTTGCTAAAAAAATTGCCACCAAAGCCAGGCATCCAAGCATACCAAGAGCCCGGGCGTTTTTACTGAACATTCCCCAGGCGGCACCGGTATTAAACGATGGTACGAAATATATCCAATTCTCCAAGATAGTGATAGGAAACGCACATTGGCCAAAACATTGGGTCCTGGCTAGGTATTTAGTGGTTTGATCTAAGGTACATAAAATGAGCAATGTCGTCCAGAATTTGCAAAAATTATTCCTCTGTGGTTTCATTATCATAAAGATTAAATCCACCATCGATGTCTTCTGCAAATGCTCCATTGTACTGTATTTTTTCTTTCACTGCAATTTGCCGTTCATGTTCCTTTTTCCCTTCAACCGAATATCTTGTAAAGGGGAAAATCGCCAACCTTTCGTCTGATATGGGTTCGCCGGTTATTTCGCAGATGCCGAATGCATTGTTTTCTATTCTGTCCAAGGCTGCGTCAATTTCGTGTAAAGCCTCGATGCCCGGTGGTAGCATCGTAAAAGCAAACTCTGGATTGAATCCACCATTTTTCCGTAATAGTTTGCTTGGAATTTCATTATTATTCAATTTATGTTGTATTATTTCTTTGAGTATCAACAGGTTATCATAATGGATCTTTAGTTTTGCCGGCACATTTTTGGCTTTTTTATCTTCGGGTTTGCTTTTTTGTGTCGAAGGATTGAAGCCCAATATATCTGCGATGCCGGCGGCGGACACAACGATGTTTTTGCTTTCTTTCCTGATTTTTTCCACAATTTTTTGTTTATTCTGTACCTTTACATTGTTGACCGTTCCGGTACCTTCCTTGGATCTGTTTTGTATAATGTCCATCACATCCTCCATCGAAAAATAGTTGGACCCACGGTTATCGTGTTTGATTATAGAACTGCGTCGGTTCTTAACCATCTCGATAATAGCATCACGGTTTACGCCTCTAGACTTTTTTGGTGAAAATTTTTTGTTAGCCATAATAGAAAA
Coding sequences:
- the lspA gene encoding signal peptidase II, which translates into the protein MKPQRNNFCKFWTTLLILCTLDQTTKYLARTQCFGQCAFPITILENWIYFVPSFNTGAAWGMFSKNARALGMLGCLALVAIFLARKRLELFTNQYVFGAICGGIIGNIIDRLVFGCVTDFIDVNLQVYRWPTFNVADSAICIGVIYYAIKTHFKSTNNCQ
- a CDS encoding TraR/DksA family transcriptional regulator — its product is MANKKFSPKKSRGVNRDAIIEMVKNRRSSIIKHDNRGSNYFSMEDVMDIIQNRSKEGTGTVNNVKVQNKQKIVEKIRKESKNIVVSAAGIADILGFNPSTQKSKPEDKKAKNVPAKLKIHYDNLLILKEIIQHKLNNNEIPSKLLRKNGGFNPEFAFTMLPPGIEALHEIDAALDRIENNAFGICEITGEPISDERLAIFPFTRYSVEGKKEHERQIAVKEKIQYNGAFAEDIDGGFNLYDNETTEE